The following proteins come from a genomic window of Bradyrhizobium paxllaeri:
- a CDS encoding tetratricopeptide repeat protein, with protein MKGTFRNLLIVTVAAAIAPTPLAAQSADLVLCDRVAADPADPDKPADAKGVPDIAASDIATAIKFCRNAANTSRRAMYQLGRAYAANRQLPEAVAVWRKAADKGSTSAMVELGVLYATGAGVARDEAQARKLFERAAQAGNPRGVSNLAALGGGASSDPARARELLSKGAETNAEAQYQLGMMLAEGNGGTKDDAAARALFEKAAAQNHPGALERMGAFAQEGRGGPKDAEAAKAYYQRAAALGDEDAKKALERLRCPYAIKDKRGNVVTNLCF; from the coding sequence AATCGGCCGACCTCGTGCTGTGCGACCGCGTGGCTGCCGATCCCGCCGATCCGGACAAGCCGGCCGACGCGAAAGGCGTGCCCGATATTGCGGCCTCTGATATCGCGACGGCCATCAAGTTTTGCAGGAACGCCGCGAATACGTCGCGGCGCGCGATGTACCAGCTCGGGCGCGCCTACGCGGCCAATCGGCAGTTACCGGAAGCGGTGGCGGTCTGGCGCAAGGCGGCCGACAAGGGCTCGACCTCGGCGATGGTTGAACTCGGCGTGCTCTACGCAACCGGCGCCGGCGTCGCTCGCGATGAAGCGCAGGCACGAAAACTGTTCGAGCGCGCGGCGCAAGCCGGCAATCCGCGGGGCGTCAGCAATCTCGCCGCCCTCGGCGGTGGCGCGTCATCCGATCCGGCGCGTGCACGCGAATTGCTGTCGAAGGGCGCCGAGACCAACGCCGAGGCGCAGTATCAGCTCGGCATGATGCTGGCGGAAGGCAATGGCGGGACCAAAGACGATGCTGCCGCCCGTGCGCTGTTCGAGAAGGCGGCGGCGCAAAATCATCCCGGCGCGCTGGAGCGAATGGGCGCGTTCGCGCAGGAAGGGCGCGGCGGACCAAAGGATGCGGAGGCCGCCAAGGCCTATTATCAGCGCGCTGCCGCACTCGGCGACGAGGATGCGAAGAAAGCGCTGGAGCGGCTGCGCTGTCCCTATGCGATCAAGGACAAGCGCGGAAACGTGGTCACCAATCTGTGCTTCTGA
- a CDS encoding DMT family transporter → MQHFFFYLLALGAGVSVVTQQMLNSSLRTALDSPAWAGLVSYAGGLITMIVAVIALGERVPSWKTMADVPWYAWSGGVFGGAFILLAIFLLPSLGAATLFALVIAGQVLAAVTLDHFGAFGLTPHPIGAARLAGAVLLIAGVVLIRE, encoded by the coding sequence GTGCAACATTTCTTCTTCTATCTTCTCGCGCTCGGCGCCGGCGTCAGCGTCGTGACCCAGCAGATGTTGAATAGCAGCCTGCGCACCGCGCTCGATTCACCCGCATGGGCGGGACTGGTCAGCTATGCCGGCGGGCTCATCACCATGATTGTCGCCGTCATTGCGCTCGGCGAGCGCGTGCCGTCCTGGAAAACGATGGCGGACGTGCCCTGGTATGCGTGGTCCGGCGGCGTGTTCGGCGGCGCGTTCATCCTGCTGGCGATCTTTCTGCTACCCTCGCTCGGCGCAGCGACGCTGTTTGCGCTTGTCATTGCCGGCCAGGTGCTGGCCGCGGTGACGCTCGATCATTTCGGCGCATTCGGGCTGACGCCGCATCCCATCGGCGCCGCGCGGCTCGCGGGCGCGGTGCTGTTGATCGCCGGCGTCGTGTTGATCCGGGAGTAA
- a CDS encoding GrlR family regulatory protein — protein MLNGLYKVEYGVNDAFGRSIMCMHNGKMLGGNSAFAHLGTYQEIGGEIVGEVITQRHNDDPHYKPLMDTDVAAISVRGRLKDNKIRFEGSAAPRPGALFWADLTRLDDEALPPVGIVGPGGITNGLYSLQLRALDGIEANLSGVMLLLDGRILGGDAFFYYLGSYASADGRWKGEILNQEHTPAKGENPVFGGHEVGIGFTGTCDEAGAELEAIALAGKRSLRLAATLKLMRPA, from the coding sequence TTGCTGAACGGGCTTTACAAGGTTGAGTACGGCGTCAACGACGCGTTCGGCCGCAGCATCATGTGCATGCACAATGGCAAGATGCTAGGCGGCAATTCCGCCTTTGCCCATCTCGGCACCTATCAGGAGATCGGCGGGGAAATTGTCGGCGAGGTCATCACCCAGCGCCACAATGACGATCCCCACTACAAACCGCTGATGGACACCGACGTCGCCGCCATCAGCGTGCGGGGCAGGCTGAAGGACAACAAGATTCGCTTCGAGGGCAGCGCCGCGCCACGGCCGGGCGCCTTGTTCTGGGCGGACCTGACGCGGCTCGACGATGAGGCGCTGCCGCCGGTCGGCATCGTCGGGCCGGGCGGTATTACCAACGGACTCTACTCCCTGCAGCTCCGCGCGCTCGACGGGATCGAGGCCAACTTGTCGGGCGTGATGCTGCTACTGGACGGTCGCATCCTCGGCGGCGACGCCTTCTTCTACTACCTCGGTTCCTACGCGTCGGCCGACGGCCGCTGGAAGGGCGAGATCCTCAACCAGGAGCACACGCCGGCGAAAGGCGAAAACCCCGTGTTCGGCGGCCATGAGGTGGGCATCGGGTTTACCGGCACCTGCGACGAAGCGGGGGCCGAGCTCGAAGCCATTGCATTGGCCGGCAAGCGCAGCCTGCGGCTGGCGGCGACGCTGAAGTTGATGCGGCCGGCCTAG